Below is a genomic region from Persicimonas caeni.
ACCAGGACCTGCACTCGGAGTGGGAGCTCGACGAGCTCGAGGGCGCCGAGTACTGGGTGCACGAAGAGGGCTTTGCGCTGGCCGACGGCGCCGGACGCGGCGCCCAGCACCTGTGGAAGTGGGACGGCCAAGAGATGCACAAGGTCGAAGAGGCGATCACCTCGTGGAGCTCCATGCCCACCTGAACTGCGGTGGGGCGAGCAAAGAAGCAAAAGAGCAAAGAAGTAAAAGAGCAAAGAAGTAAAAGAGCGAAAGAGTAAAAAGCAAAAGGCGAAAGAGCGCGTTCTTGGGGACGTCGCTCTTTTGCTTTTTCGCTTTTTAACTTTTTCGCTGCTCATTCGGATTTTTCGCTGCTCATTCGGCCAACGGCCGGATGATCGCCTCCAGCGCGTCGAGGCCGTCGGTCAGCGCGGCCGGGCCCGGCTGCAGGATGATCGACGGGTCGAGCTCGTAGATCTCGTCGTTTTGGACCGCGGGCACTGTCTCGTACCCCTCCCGATTGCGAATCGAATCACAATCGACCGGCTTGCCGCACCACGAGGCGATGATCGCCTCCGGGGCGTGCTCGATGACCCCGGCGTGGTCGACGTAGCGCTCCTTGGCGCCCTTGCCGTGTGACTTCTCCGAGAAGATGTCGCGCCCGCCGGCCAGCTCGACGAGCTGGCTGACCCATCGAATGGCCGAGATCTGCGGGTCGGGCCACTCCTCGAAGTACACCGGCGGGCGGTGCGCCTGGGCGTCAGTGCGCGCCTTGGCCGCCTCGAGCCGCTCGATATAGCCGCGCGCGAGCTCCTTGGCGCGCTCTTCCTTCCCCACAATCCGGCCGATGGAGACGATCACGTCGAGGATGTCCTGGATGGTGCGCTGGTTGAAGATGAGCACCTGCTGGTTCGCTTCGATGAGCTTCTTGGCCAGCTCTCCCTGGATATCCGAAAACCCGATGATCAGGTCGGGCTCGAGTGCGCAGATTTTGTCGACGCTGCCGCCGATAAACGCCGAGACGACCGGTTTCTCGTCTTTGGCGCGCTCGGGGCGCACGGTGTAGGCGCTGATGCCCACGATGCGGTCTTCTTCGCCGAGCTCGTACAAGATCTCGGTGGGCTCTTCGACGAGGCAGACGATACGTTCGGGGAAGTCGCGAATATGCAGGTTCATCGGTGTTCCCTGAGGCTCAGTTTTCTGAAAGTGCGTCGACTTTTCGACAAAGCTCGGGGGCGACATGCGTCCTTAATGCCCGCTACGCCCGCTCGAAAAGTTGGCATGACTTGTGAAAATCGTACATAGTGTCTGCATTCGTGTGTGTAACCCGAGCGAGCTGGAAAGTCATGCGACGAGCGATCTGGATCCCCATCTGTTTGGTGCTGCTATTCGTGAGCGGCTGTATCGATCTGAACCAAGACTACGAGCGTGAGTGCTTG
It encodes:
- a CDS encoding cobalamin-binding protein, which codes for MNLHIRDFPERIVCLVEEPTEILYELGEEDRIVGISAYTVRPERAKDEKPVVSAFIGGSVDKICALEPDLIIGFSDIQGELAKKLIEANQQVLIFNQRTIQDILDVIVSIGRIVGKEERAKELARGYIERLEAAKARTDAQAHRPPVYFEEWPDPQISAIRWVSQLVELAGGRDIFSEKSHGKGAKERYVDHAGVIEHAPEAIIASWCGKPVDCDSIRNREGYETVPAVQNDEIYELDPSIILQPGPAALTDGLDALEAIIRPLAE